CTCTCAGTCCCCAGTAACAGTCCAGGCTTCCTTCCCACATGGTGCTGCAACTGGGTGACGTtggattttaaaacattaaatctcCTTTCAGTTCCCATCTACCGAGTTTAGCAAATGTCTTctgagcacattttttttttttttttttttttttttttttttttttgcggtacgcgagcctctcaccgttgtggcctctcccgttgcagagcacaggctccggacgcgcaggctcagcggccatggctcacgtgcccagccgctccgcggcatgtgggatcctcccggaccggggcacgaacccgtgtcccctgcatcggcaggcggactctcaaccactgcgccaccagggaagccccctgagcaCATTTTAAACATGATACTGGGTTTACAGAACACTGGTGTGAGACCCGTGAAATCAGGATCCCTATTTTATAGGAAGTTGAGGCTCACAGAGCTGCTTTGCCCGAGCTCACAACGCTGGTGAGGTAGGCTCTCCACCCTTCCCTGAACCCAGCTTTCCAGACACCAGGCCTCCTGCCTGGTCCTGCAAGGACACAGGAAGGTAGAGTGGCCAGGGACTCAGAGGCAGACTGGGCTGACGGCAGCTCACAGCCCACCTGCCCTTATGGCTCTCTGACCCACTACTCTGGGTTCCAGCCTCCCCCAGGGCCTGTCCCCTATCCCGCTTCAGGCTtgcttcctcctgcctctgtgTCTGCAAAACTCGGTCCCCTCCCTTCTGTAGATGTCCTTGCTCTCATTTCCAGTCTCAGGCGGGCTGCCAGTACCGACTCTTCCGGGCACACTCCTAACGCTCCCACCCACGGGCCTCTCCCTGGGGTCCCTCCCATTCCCTCTCTATCCCTACTATGCTCCtgacccacccccatcccaccatTGTTTATTCTAGTCATTTGCTTACTTGCCTTTTTCCTCCATCAGGCCTTTGTGAGCGCCCGGAAGTGGAGgcatttaccttttaaaaaattaaggaacaGGACTTCCCCagcgctccagtggttaagactaagcccttccactgcagggggcacgggctgGATCCTCTGTCCAGGAAGTTCCAAAATGCCGCGACGGTAAAGTAAGGAAAAATTCCTAAGTAATATAGATTGATTGTGGACcatatggaaaatacaaaaacatataaaaaaagacagtaaaagTCTCCCAGAGTCCCTACCACCTGAAGATTATCGTTGTGAAGTAATTTTGGCTTCTATTCCAAACATTTTTCCCGGGCTCACACATATGCTTCTCTTTTTCCCAAGTGAAGTCAGGATCACACTGCAAAGTTTGGCATGCTGCATTATAAAAAACGTAATGTCTTGAGGATTTCCACCGTCGGCTAACATTCTCCCTCGACACGAACTGAAGTGGGCGGTCACCCCGGTGCGTGCATGCCCCAAGGGTAGTGTCCCCGCAGCCTGGGCGCCCAGCAGGCGCTCGGAGACCCTGCCGAAGGCGGGTGGTCTCTGCGCGCGGACCCCCCCGGGGCGCGGTGGGGTGGAGGCAGATCGCCGGCTCGCGCCCGCATGCCCAGGACTGTCGGTTTCGCCGGGGATCGCGCGGGGCCCGTgagcggcgggggcgggggctgggtgCTTTAGATTTCACGTGATTTCTCTGGATGGGGACATTCTGGAGTTTGGGGCCGACTCCTGGCAGACGCCGCCGGCAAATTCTTGGCCCAGGACCCAGACTGCCCGCGGCCCCGCCCGCCAGCCGCAGCTGTGCCTGGGTCAGGGGGTCCCGGGGGgacggcggggcggggcggggcgctcCTGTCAAATTCTGGCCCCCGCCGCGCGGCGCGGCGGTATCGCGAGAGCTCGACGGCGGTGCGCAGGTCTGGGCGGCTGCCCTTCCCGGCCGGCGTCGGCAGCGCAGTGCGCAGGCGCAGCGGGCGGGTTTCCCCAGGCTACAGTTGGGGCCGCCGCCCGCTGGTCCGCCGCCCTGCGCCATGGCGGGCTGCGCGGCGCGGGCTCCGCCGGGCTCCGAGGCGCGCCTCAGCCTCGCCACCTTCCTGCTGGGCGCCTCGGTGCTCGCGCTGCCACTGCTCACGCGCGCCGGCCTGCAGGGCCGCACCGGGCTGGCGCTCTACGTGGCTGGACTCAAcgcgctgctgctgctgctctacCGGCCGCCGCGCTACCAGgtgcgggccgggccgggccgagGGCCGGGGCGGGGACCGGGGGCCGGGCGGGCTGGGCGCGGCGCGTGGGCACCGTCCCCCTGGGGTCGAGGTCCGGGTCTGCCGAGAGCGCGGCCCGCGAGAGTGGTTGCCTCCCCCGGCCGCGTCTTTTAGCAGCTGCGAGTTCAGGTGGCAGGAGGGCCCCCTCCCTGCCAGTCCCGGGGGGCGTGGGTCGCGGTCCCCCTCCACCCGGCGGAGTGGGTGGGAAGTTGCGGTTGGTGCCGTTCAGCAGCTGCGGCAGATGCacgtggggtggggagtgagcgGGCCCACGAGTTCTTTTATGTAATTTAAGGTGTGGAGAACTACCTGCTGTCAAGTCTGAGGTCAGAGGCCCCCGCAGTTACGTGGAGGGGGCTGGGCGCAGAGTCCCGGCTGCCCCGACCAGATTCGCTGCATGGACTTGGGAGAATCCGGCCAATAAGCTAGGTTTAACGCAGTTTTCCCACAGCCCTGAGTGACAATAACAATCGTAATAGGAATGGTAGCTAAACCTTACTTACGAAGCACTTCGtcttaagtgctttacatggGTAATCTTCACAGCAGTACTCAGAGGTAGGTACTCTTGTCATCCCCATtgtgcagatggggaaaccgaggtccagagagattaagtaacttgcctaaggccacagcGCCATAGAGGGGTGGgcttgggatttgaacccaggcagccgtGCTTCACCCTGTTAACCTCTGAGCAAATGGGCTCCATGGACTTGCGGGTGGCCTGCTTATCCCAGGAAGTACGATGTATGCTCTGTGAACAACCAGGTGACTGATCCTCTTTTGGGTCCGTTTCAGATAGCCGTCCGAGCCTGTTTCCTCGGCTTTGTGTTTGGCTGTGGAGTGCTACTCAGTTTTAGCCAGTCTTCTTGGAATCACTTTGGCTGGTAAGAAGTGCTTTGGGAATGACGGTTTTGAGGTGGGGGTGGGCGGATCAGAGGGTCAGTAGTGATATTCCCTCATCCTTGGCTGGCTGAAGGCTAGTGAGGGCTCTACGGGAATGAGGCCTCTAGCTTCCTAGATTCCCGCATCTTGAACCTTGAGAACTTGTGCCCGTTGGTTGCTTCTGTCGCAGGTGGAAACAGGTCTCCCTGGCACCCTTCCCATAGGTGCTCTCATCTGCTGCACCTTCAGTAATGTGACCAGCCCCTCCCAGAAGAGGGTACTGGTCCTCAGTGACAGGAAGGGGCAAGGCTCTGGCTCGTCTTCACAGGCCTTTTCCGTCTCTAATTTCTATTAGGTCACATCTAGTGCCTCCCCCACGGCCAGTGTAGGATTTTTCCCTACACTATGATTTCAGTCCCTTGAGCCTTCTAGTCCCTGACCTGGATATGAACCAGTGGCTTCAAGGTAAAAAGCTTTATCTCCTACTATCAATACTCTGAGCCATCTAATCCTTCTTTGCtggaattatttcagttttttgaatttttgtattCGACATACATCACTACTTTATTTTGATACTTCTTCCATGTTTTACTGTGTGTagtgtcattttaaaaaaggcTGAAGGCCCATAGTGCCTTCCTAacctatgttttttgttttttggtttttggttttttttctttttttccctcctgtgaCATTCAAAAACATAGTCCCTTTACAACCCCACTTTCTGCAAACCTCAGGGAATATTGCTACATGTGGGTGCCTGATGTCCACTCTCAGACAGGTGACAGCAGGCCCTCATCATAGAATTCAGGGACAGTTCAGACCAAATCTGTACTTGGACTTAAAGGCTAACTTGATTCCCTTGCCCCAACTTACCTCtcgttctttttgtttttaaataggtaTATGTGCTCCCTGTCATTGTTCCACTATTCTGAGTACTTAGTCACAGCAGTCAATAATCCCAAGAGTCTGTCCCTGGATTCCTTTCTCCTGAATCACAGTGTGGAGTATACAGTAGCAGCTCTTTCCTCTTGGATAGAGTTCACACTTGAAAATATCTTCTGGCCAGGTCAGTGTGCCCTGCTTTCCCCTCTGCAGGGGAGATGGGTGGCTTCCACGTGGGCCTCAGGACAGTGACGTGGGTTCACCTCTCAGGTCTAATCTCCCCGAGTGATCTTCCCCAGACCTCTATCCTCACTAAGCTCTTTATAAAGGACAAGCTCCACTTGTGAATTCCGCTTCTGGAGTTTGAATGGATGATATGTTGACCTTACGCTTTAAGCGTTGAAGGACGTAGTGTGTACCATTTAACGTGAAGTCCCAACCTCTGATAGCTGTAATACCAGGTTTACAGTCAGAAGATTCGGATCTGTTCATTTTCTGTGACTTgagaaatttcatgtaaaaattttattagcaaaaacTACTGCATCTGGAACCTACTCTGACACTGAACTTTCCACAGCAAGTTAAATGAAATGTATGTAGTTCCTAAGGTTCAGTAAAGGGCCAAGGCGGGAGACGCTGGGCCCTTCTCGGCTTCACTTAGCTGCCTTTGTCCCCAGAGGAAGGATGGGAGCGTGTGGCGGGGGTGTGTGCGGATGGGAGCCTGTCACCTCTTTGCCGTGACGCTCTAACTGGGCTGTTGGCGGTTTAACGTGAATGGGTGAACAGCACAACTTAGGGGAATGTGTTTTgtgtataattaaattttaatgtgaTGACAGATGCCGATTGCCCACTAGCATGTGTTCTAGTGTTCCTGTCTTTCGAAACATAGGTTAATTTTAAGCATGCAGAGGGGAACTCAGCAGTCCAGGGTCTTCACTCCCCGGTTGTCACCATCCCTCTCCTGCAGAACTGAAGCAGATCACCTGGCTCAGCGCCACGGGGCTGCTGATGGTGGTCTTTGGAGAGTGTCTGCGGAAAGCGGCGATGTTTACAGCTGGTTCCAATTTCAACCACGTGGTGCAGAATGAAAAGTCAGACACCCACACTCTGGTGACAAGCGGAGTATACGCTTGGTTCCGGCATCCTTCTTACGTTGGGTGGTTTTACTGGAGTATCGGAACCCAGGTATGGTATCAGATATGATACTGGTCtcctttaaagtttttaaaaatatgttttaaatcgacatataatttaaatatcataaaattcaccatttcaaagtgtataattcagtagaTTTCACTGTATTCACGAAGTTGTtggtctttttaatttgtttgccattgtggttatttttttttaagtgttgtgtttacttatttatttatttattggccacgccgtgcagctggtgggatcttagttcccttagcagggactgaacctggacccctgcagtggaagcatggagtcttaaccactggaccaccggggaattccctgtTGGTCCTTTTTAAATAGGTACACGTGTTCCCTGCCATGTTTCAAGGGATAgttaaataaaagtcaaaagaaCCGATTTAGTCCTTAGCGCTTTTTGCTATGTACTTAAAATCTGGGTGTCCTAAGCTTGTAAACTTCGGCGATCCTAGGTGCCGTTACCCCCTGTCGTACCCCTTTTCTGCCTCTTTAACTTAGAGCTGGAGCATCCCAGTGGGCTGAGGACAGACATGGGGCTTTGGGGAGAGCCCTCTGCCACTCGAGGGGCAGCTCAGCTGATTTTCATTAGAGGCTGCTGTGGATGAGCCCAGGGTCATATGTCAGGTTTAACATGAGCGATGGAGGTTTGCTCTGTCTCAGGCTGCAGACCGAGCCTTGTTTCTTGAGCATTGTCTCTTGAATCTGTTTTCTTAGTCCTAGAAGGACTTGGACAGAGAATGTGGATAGAGCTTAGAAAACTCATCACCTCTTCGGGAACATCCAGTCCGGTCCCCCAGGCATCCCATTGCAGTGCATGGTATGGGGGGCACTCTGGTGACCCCCAGTGGTGTAGTAGGTTACTGCACAGCATTTGTGTGAAAACTTG
The sequence above is drawn from the Tursiops truncatus isolate mTurTru1 chromosome 1, mTurTru1.mat.Y, whole genome shotgun sequence genome and encodes:
- the ICMT gene encoding protein-S-isoprenylcysteine O-methyltransferase → MAGCAARAPPGSEARLSLATFLLGASVLALPLLTRAGLQGRTGLALYVAGLNALLLLLYRPPRYQIAVRACFLGFVFGCGVLLSFSQSSWNHFGWYMCSLSLFHYSEYLVTAVNNPKSLSLDSFLLNHSVEYTVAALSSWIEFTLENIFWPELKQITWLSATGLLMVVFGECLRKAAMFTAGSNFNHVVQNEKSDTHTLVTSGVYAWFRHPSYVGWFYWSIGTQVVLCNPICGVSYALTVWRFFRDRTEEEEISLIHFFGDEYLEYKKRVPTGLPFIKGVKVEL